The DNA region CGTCACGGACGGACCGCGGCGAGGCGCCGTAGACCAGCTGTGCGACAGGGTCGTGGAGCACCGACACGTCGACCGTGTCCTGGAGCAGGACGATGTCGGCCCGCTTGCCGGGCTCCAGCGACCCGATGAGGTCGTCCAGTCCGAGGGCGCGGGCCCCCTCGATCGTCGCCATGGTGAGGACGTCGAACGCGTCGATCACCAACGCGTCGAGGTGATGGACCTTCTGCAGCAACGCCGCGGACTTGACCGCCTGGAGCATGTCCTGGCTGTCGTTGGAGGCCGCGCCGTCGGTCCCGATCCCCACGGGGACCCCGGCGGCCCGCAGCCGCGGGACCGGGCAGACGCCGGACGCGAGGATCATGTTGGCCACCGGGTTGTGCGCCACTGCGACGCCCGCGCGGGCGAACGTCGCGACGTCGGACTCGGTCACCCACACACAGTGGCCGGCGATGAGGGGACGCTCGAACAGGCCCAGGTGCTCCGCGTGGGCGATGGTCCGCCGGCCCCACCGGTGCTGGGACGAGGTGATCTCCTCGCGCGCCTCGGCGAGGTGGGTGTGGACCGCCCAGCCGTGCTCGCGGCACAGGTCGACGCCGGCGGCGAGCAGCTCGTCGCTCTGCCCGAGCATGGTGCCCACCCCGAACCGGAAGGTGACGAGCGGCGCGGTCGCCGCACGCGCGGCGAGGTCGAGCTGTTCGGCGAGGATGTCCTCGAGGATCCGGTCCGACGAGAGGTCGGTGAGGGTGGCGATGGGGACGTCCTCGGCGCCGTAGGAGACCACCGCGCGCATGCCGGACCTCTCCAGGCCGTCGACGACGCCGAGGCTCGCTCGGGAGCCCACGTTGCCGTGGCAGAACATGTCGTTCACGGTCGTCACGCCGGAGAGCAGCATCTCCACCGAGCGCAGGGCGGTGCCCTCGGCCGCGATCTCGCGGGTCAGCGCGAGGCCGAGGGGTCCCACGATGTCCGCGCCCCACTCGAACAGGGACAGCTCCGAGCCCATCCCGGTGGCCAGCGCCTCGGACAGGTGCGTGTGGGTGGAGACCAGGCCGGGGATCACCAGCCCGGTGCCGTCGCCGTGGACGGGGAGTCCGGGGTGACGGTGCCGTAGGGCGGCGAAGCTGTCGACGGCTTCGATTTCCCCGTCCCGCACATGGACCGCACCGTCGGGGATGACCCCGTGTAGCTGGGGCCGGTGGGAGCGGACGCGCTCGGAGACCGGCGGCAGGCCGGCCATCGTGAGGACATGGCGGCCGCGGACCAGGAACTCGGTGGCGGGCTGGGACTCAGACATCGCCCTCGACCTCGCCGAGCACGGTGCCGAGCGACTCGAGGAAGGCATCGATCTGCTCGAGCGTGATGACCAGCGGCGGCATGATCCGCACGGTCCCGGCCTGGTTGAGCACGGACCCGACGAGCACGCCGAGGTCCTGGAGTCGGTTGACGATCGGCTGGGCGTCGCGGGAGAGCTCGATGGCGCACCACAGACCCTTCCCGCGGACGTCGACGAGCAGCTCGGGGAAGCGTTCGCGGAGGGCGCCGAGACCGTCGCGCAGGTGGTCGCCGGCGACCCGGGTGTGCTCGAGGACGCCGTCCGCCAGCACGTCGAACGCCGCGATGCCGGCGGCGCACGCCACCGGGTTGCCGCCCATGGTGGTGAGGTGGGACAGCGGCGGGCTCACGAAGGTCTCGAACAACTCCGATGACGCCAGGACCGCGCCGAGCGGCAGTCCGCCGCCGAGGGCCTTGGCCATGGTGATGATGTCGGGCCGCACGTCCCAGTTCTGGTGGGCGAACCACTGACCGGAGCGGCCCATCCCGCCCTGCACCTCGTCCACGATGAGGAGCGAGCCGGCCGCGTCGCAGAGTGCGCGCAGGCCGGGCAGGAAGTCGTCGGACGGCACACGGATGCCGCCCTCGCCCTGGATCGGTTCGACGATCACCGCGGCGGTGCGGTCGTCGATCGCGGCGGCCGCGGCCTCCAGGTCGTCGTAGGGGACGAACGTGACCTCCTCGAGGAGTGGCTCGAACGGCGTGCGCCACTCCTCACGCCAGCTCACGGACAGCGCCCCCAGGGTGCGGCCGTGGTAGGCGCGCTCGAAGGCGACGAACTTGGGCCGGCCGGTGGACTTGCGGGCGAGCTTGAGCGCGCACTCGGTGGACTCGGCGCCCGACGAGGTGAGGTAGGCCATGTCGATGCCCTCACCCGCCACCGAGGTCAGGCGCTCGACGATCTCGACCTGTTCGGGCACGACGAACCGGCCGTACACGTTGACGTGCGCGTACCGGGTGGCCTGCTCGACGATCGCGGCGGTGACCGTGGGGTGGCAGTGGCCGACGTTGGCCACGCCGATGCCCGAGGTCATGTCGAGGTAGCTCGTGCCGTCGGCGGTGGTGACGATGCAGCCCGTGGCGTCGGCCACGACGATCTCCTTGCGCCCGGGCACAGTCTGGGACAGGCGGGCGACAAAGCGGTCGCGGAACTGCTCGACCTCGTCGTGGGTCATCGAGCCGGTGGCTGCGGGCGTGGTGGTGAGGGTCATCTTCTTCTCCGGGAACTGTGAGGGTGTGCGTGCGGTGTGGTCAGTCACGACCACGCGGCACGGGCGCCACACCCGCTGGTCTCACCCCGCGCAGGGCGATGAATCGGGTCCGGGTGAGTTCGTCGAGGGTCCATCCCGGTCCCTCCCGGCCGGCTCCGGCCAGGTCCACCCCGCCGAACGGCACGACGGGGGGTCGGTAGTTGTTGGTGCCGTTGACCACGATGCCGCCGAAGTCGAGGCGGGGTGCCATGGCCAACGCCGCCTGCAGGTCGGCGGTGAAGACCGCTGCGGTGAGGCGCAGGCGGGTGGCCCCGGCCAGGGCCAGGGCCTGTTCGTCGGTGTCGACGACGCTGACGGGGACGACGGGTCCGAAGATCTCGTCGTCGTGCATCACCGCCGCCTCCGCAGGCACGTCGGCCAGGACGGTGGGGGCGAACCAGGCACCGTCCGGGGCCCTGCCGGTGGTCCGGGTGCCGCCCTGGGCGATCACCCGCTGGACCTGCTGCTCGACGCGGGCCGCGGCACCGGCGTCGATGAGGGGACCGAGACGGGCTCCCTCGGACAACGGATCGGCCGGTTCGATCTCGCCGAACGCGGCGGTGAGCCGCTCGGTGAGCTCCGCGGCGACCGACCGGTGCGCGATGACGCGCTTGGTGGCCGCGCAGGCCTGTCCGTTCATGAGCAGCCGCCCGCGGAGGGTCTCGCTGACGACCAGGTCCAGGTCGGCGTCAGCCCGCACGATCGCGGCCCCGTTGCCCCCCAGTTCCAGATGCAGCAGACGCAGCTGACCGGCGGTGGCCTCGGCCACGGCGACGCCGGCCCCGACCGATCCGGTGAGGGACACGGCGTGCACCCCCTCGGCCGCGCAGAGCGCTGCCGAGGCGGGGGTGTCGGCGTCCACCTGCTGGAGCACGCCGACGGGCAGGCGCCGCTCGAGCACCTCCAGGGCCGCGCTCGTGGCGAGCGGGTTCTGGGGCGGCAGCTTGACGATCACCACGTTGCCGGCGGCGAGGGCGGCCCCGGCCTTCTCGATCGCCAGCTCGATCGGGAAGTTGAAGGGCAGCACCGCCACCACCACGCCGAGCGGGACCCGCTCGACCCAGGTGAGGTCCTGCTCCCCGCCGGGGAGCGCACCGGTGGGTGCGAGCGCCCCGGCGGAGGACAGCGCGATCTCGGCGTTGCGGCGCAGGAGTCCGATCGCCCCGCGGACTTCGTGCCGGGCCTGCGGGAGGATCTTGCCGGACTCACGGGAGTGGGCCTCGGCCAGGGCGTCGGCCTCCGCGGCGAGGTCCTCGGCGGCGGCGAGGAGCAGGTCGCACCGCTGCCGGGGGGAGGCCGCCGCCCAGTCGCCGGCCGCGGCCGTGGCCGCGGCGACGATCCCGGTCACCTCATCGACGGTGACCGGGGTGATGGTCCCGAGCGGGGTGCCCGAACCGGGTGCGAGGATCGTCCTCATCCCTCGGCCCACTCGTCGATCGCCGCCGCGAGGCGGGCGGTCAGCTCGGGCAACCCCAGCGGGGTGTCGTGGCCGTCGCCCCGGGCGAACACCGCTCGCACCGAGGCGGGGGCGCTCGAGCGTCCCTCCGCGGCGAGACGGTCGGCGAGCTCCGCGCGGGAGGCGTCGATGTCCTCCCGGAGCGGCAGCATGCGCACCGCGTCGGGGCCCAGCGTGTCGAGCGCGCCCCGCAGGGGGAGGTCGCCGGAGACGCCCGCGCGGGAGTGCGGCAGCCCGTCGGCGTCACGGAACGCGGCGTCGGCCAGGAAACTCCGGTGGGTCAGACCCGGGGAGGTCCAGGAGCCGATCACGTCGTAGTACCGACCGATCCGTCCGAGGACGGCGGCGATCGCGTCCGCCATGGCGTTGTGCATCTCCACGTAGGCCTCACGCTCGGCGGGACCCCACGGCTCCTTGGCCCGGCGCTCGAACAGACCCGGGTCGTCGTAGGAGGTCGCGGGGGACTGGCTCCCGCGGAACTCCATGGTCAGCTCGTAGGGGACCACCGCCATCGGCTCGGAGAGGACGAACCGGTCCAGCACCACCCCGTCGCGGACGAGCGGGGAGTTGGCGAACAGGTCCGGGCTCTCGTCGGGCTCCAGCAGGTCGAGGAGCTCGGCGGGGCCGTCGAAGGGGCGCAGCGGCTTCCAGCCGGAGGTCAGCAGCGCGGAGTTGATGCCCCGGTGCTCCCGGCTGGTGAAGTACGGCTTGTACTTCGTGCACGGCAACAGCAGCCCGAGCCGGCGCCGGGCCCCCTCGACGGGGGTCGGCGTCCACTCGTCGCGGATCGCGGCGTGCCACTCGACGAGCCGCGGGTTCGCCAGGCTCGCGACGTTGGCCTGCGGGGTGTAGAGGCACAGCTCCGGGTCGAGCACATACGGCGTGCGGATCTTCCGGGCGGAGGACCGCAGTAGGGCCTCCGCCGCGGCGTCGTCGTCGACCTCCACCGTGACCGCGTCCGCGGTCACCTCGATGACCGTGGCGGCGGGGGACGTCGTCAGGGTGCCGGTCACTTGTCGGTCCCCTCGAGGCTGATCGAGGTGTCGAGGAACTGGTTGGTGACGAGGTCCTCCGGGGTGATGCCGGAGACGTCGACCGGGCCGTACTCGTCGACGATGTCGATGAGGCTCTGGACGCGGTCGAGGTCGAACTGGCCGGTGATGCCCTCGGCGCTGTCACCGAGGATGCCCAGCTCGACGCCGGTGTCGTGGGCGAACTCGCCGCCCTCGAGGGTGTAGACCCAGCCGGTGTCGTACTCGCTGACCAGCTCGACGATCAGGTCGTTGGTGGCCTCCGGGTCCGTGATGTAGTTGTTCTGCGCCTTCTGCATGATCGGCACCAGTGCGGAGAGGCACTCGGCCTGGGCGGTGACGTCCTCAGAGCGGACGGTGAGCGCCTGGAAGTACTCCTCGTACCCGGTGTCGTGGATGAGCTGGCCCTCGACCGGCTTGCCCCACTCCGGGATCTCGACCTCGTACATGAACGGCTCCGCGGTGATGAAGCCGGCCTCGGCCAGCTCGCCGCCGGCGGCGACGAACATGGCCGGCTTGTTCTGGTCGCTCAGGTCGAGCTGCTCGCGCTTGAGGACACCCTTGCCGACCAGGTACTCGATCCACATCTCACCGGTCGTGCCGACGGAGATGGTGGCGTCGGTCTTGCCGAGGTCCTCGATGGTCTTGACGTCCGGGTAGGTCGCCGGGTCCCAGTAGATGCCGTAGGGGCTGATCTCCATCGAGGCCAGGACCGCGGTGACGGGGGTGTCGGCCTGGCTGGTCAGGTACTCGGAGACTCGGCCGTAGCCGAGGAGGATGTCGCGGTCCTGGTACTGCAGGGCCTGCGGCGACTGGTAGCCGACCGAGGAGCCGCCGTTGCGGATCTCCACGTTGACGCCGGCGTCCTCGCCGTCGATGACCAACGGGCCCGAGACGGACTTGTTGTCCGTGTCGATCGTGTACTCGCTTCCGAGGAGGCTGTAGATGCCGCCGTGCTCGGCCTCGGGTTCCCAGTCGGACTGGATCACCACGGTCTCGGGGCAGATCCCCGCCAGGGGGCCTTCGCCGGAGGACACGACCGTCTCCTCGCCGGAGCTGCAGGCGGTGAGGGCGGCGGCGCCGGTGATGAGCGCGGTGCCGAGGGCCAGGTAGCGGGGGAGCGCGGTCTTCTTCATGAGGTGATCCCTTCGGTGGTGTGACGTGCGGTCGGGTGTGCTGTGGTCGGACGGTAAGAATCGGACGGATGTGTGGGGTGGCTCATCGCTTGCCCCAGGCCGGGGACCACGTGCCCGCGATCCGGCGGCCGAGGATCCCGAAGATCCAGAAGGCGACCAGGCCCAGGAGGCAGGCGACGAGGACGGTGGAGAGCATCTCGGCGGAGGCCAGGCGGGAGCTGTAGCGCTGCAGGAGCAGTCCGAGTCCGGTGGCGCCGCGGCCGAAGAAGAAGTCACCCACGACCGCTCCCACGACTGCCAGACCGGCGGCGGACTGCAGGCCGACGAACACGTCGGGCATCGCCGCCGGGAGCTGAAGTTTGAGCAGGCGCGTCAGCGGGCTCGACCCGGCGAGCGTGAACAGGTCGTGCAGGCCCCGGTCGGCGCTCAGCAGTCCCTGCAGAGGGTTGATGATGAGCGGGAACAGGCTGATGATCACGCAGACCACGACCCGGGCGAACAACTCGTAGCCGAACCAGAAGCCGATCACGGGGACGATTGCGAGGATCGGCACCGTCTGCAGGAAGACCGCCCAGGGGTAGACCGAGCGCTCGACCCACCGGGCCTGGGACATGGCGATGGCCAGTGTGAGTCCGAGCACGATCGACACGGCCAGACCGATCAGTGCGGCCTTGGAGGTGACCCAGAGCGCGCTGAGTTGGTCCGCGCGGACCTCCGGGTCGAGGAAGCCCTTGCTGATGACCTCGTGCGGGGGCGGGAGTAGGAACTTCTGGTCGGCGTCGAGGACCTGGTAGCTGATGACGTACCAGACGGCGAGCATCGCAACCAGCAGCATGAACGGCGGAAAGGCGGTGATGGCGGCGGAGCGGAGTTTCGGCAGGACCCGCGTGTCGCGTCCTGACGCCTCCTCTGTCGCGGCGGTGGACACCGGGGCAACGGTCTCCACTGTCGCGATCTGCTCCGGGTTCGGTGCCGCACCGGTCTGCGGCGCAGCGTCCGCAGGGGTCCACGGCGCGGAATCCTCGACTTCGGTGTTCTCAGGGATGGCCACTCTGTGCTCGGTCATGACGCGTCCTCCAGGGCTTGAGCGACCCGGCCCTCCAGCTCGGCGAACTCCGGGGTGTAGCGGAGGTCCAGGGTGCGCGGGTACTCGAACGGGATCTCGAATTCGCCGACGATGCGACCGGGCCGGGCCGACATCACCACGACCCGGGTGGAGAGGAAGACGGCCTCTTCAACGGAGTGCGTCACGAACAGTCCGGCGAACCCGCCGTGCAGGAACAGGTCCATCAGGACGAGGTTGAGTCGGCCGCGGGTGATCTCGTCGAGTGCGCCGAACGGCTCGTCGAAGAGGAACACCTCGGGCTGGAGGACGAGCGACCGGGCGAGGCTCGCGCGCATCCGCATACCGCCGGAGAGCTGGTGCGGCAGGTGGTCGCCGAAGTCGGCCAGGCCGACGACCTCCAGCGCCTCATCCACAGCCTCGCGGACCGCGGCCTTGGGCTGGCCGGCGAGCTCGGCCATGAGACCGACGTTGGCGCGCACCGTGCGCCACGGCATGAGGGTCGCGTCCTGGAACACGTACCCCACGCTGTCCGTGGAGAACTCCACCGAGCCGGTGGTGGGCTTGTCGAGGCCTGACGCGAGTCGCAGGAGCGTGGATTTCCCGCAGCCGGACGGGCCGATGATCGAGATGAACTCCCGCCGATCAGCCTTCAGATCACACGGAGCGAGGGCGTCCACGGATCCGAAGGAGCGGCCTACCTGACGGAAGTCGACGAGGGGGCGCGTGGTCGATGTCATGCCGGTGACACTAAGTGTCCAAATCGGCGAAATCTGTTCCGTTTACTGGGCTTTTACTGGTCGACCGAGACTTTTTCTGCCCTGTTACAACCGCAGGGTCAGAGGGACAGATTCCGGGACCTGACCCACTATCCCGCCGCCTGGTCCGGGGCTGTGGCGGCACCCGGACGCCAAGGTGGCGTCCTCCCCTGCGCCGCGGCCCGCGGGTCGTGCGAAGGGTGGAGTGAGAGTCGCTGCGGGACAGCGGAAAACGACCCGGAGGCTGGTCCTGGGACGTCGTCAGAGCCGTGACGGCGCAATGGGACGGGCCGCGGCCGCCCGGGTCAGCAGTCGCCGACACCCACCCATTCGGAGACGCCGTCGGTGAAGCGCTGCCGCTTCCAGATGGGCACCCCGTGCTTGAGCCGCTCGATGAGCTCCGAACACGCCGCGAACGCCTCGGCCCGATGCGGAGCCACAGCGACCACCACCACCGCGACCTCGCCCACCGGCAGCACGCCCACGCGGTGGACGGCGGAGACGCGCGCCGAGTGCTCCGCCGCGACCTCGTCGCAGAGCCGGGCGAGGGTGTCGCGGGCGGTGGGGTGGGCGGAGTACTCGATGTCCAGCACGCCGCCCCGGCCGCCGTCGTGATCGCGCACCACACCGGAGAACGTCACCATCGCGCCGTCGGCGCTGGTCCACACGCTCTTCTCGACCTCGCGCGGGTCGATCACCCGGTCGGTGATGTCCACGAGTGGACCGGAGTCGCTCATCGGTGTCCTCCTCCGTGGGCGTGGACCTCGAGCAGGTGCTCGAGCAGCTCGTCGAGAACCGCCAGTCCGTCGCGGACCCCGCCCGTCGAGCCCGGCAGGTTCGCCACCAGGGTACGTCCGGCGAAGCCCGCGAGACCGCGGCTCATGGCGGCCGTGGGTGTGGCCGCCAACCCGCGGGCGCGCATTGCCTCAGCGACCCCCGGCAACTCCAGGTCCAGGTGGGGCGCGGTGGCCTCGGGCGTGCGGTCGTCGGGGGCGACACCCGTGCCGCCGGTGGTGAGCAGCACGGCGGGGGACCGCCGCACCTGCTCGGTGACGGCCGTCGCGATGTCGGCGTCGGCCACCACGTGCACCTCGACCGGGGAGAACCCGCGCTCGAGGAGCCATCCCTCGATGGCGGGGCCGGTGGTGTCCTCGCGGTGGCCGTGCGCGGCGGCGGTGGACGAGACGACGACGACACCACTTCGGCCGGAATCGAGCGCGGCGGGCCCGGTGTTCGCGCGCGCCACCTCGTCGTCGTCGTTCCCGGTCGCCTCCTCGGATTCTCGCGTCCAGTCACCGCGTTTGCCGCCCG from Dietzia sp. B32 includes:
- a CDS encoding amidohydrolase, which produces MSESQPATEFLVRGRHVLTMAGLPPVSERVRSHRPQLHGVIPDGAVHVRDGEIEAVDSFAALRHRHPGLPVHGDGTGLVIPGLVSTHTHLSEALATGMGSELSLFEWGADIVGPLGLALTREIAAEGTALRSVEMLLSGVTTVNDMFCHGNVGSRASLGVVDGLERSGMRAVVSYGAEDVPIATLTDLSSDRILEDILAEQLDLAARAATAPLVTFRFGVGTMLGQSDELLAAGVDLCREHGWAVHTHLAEAREEITSSQHRWGRRTIAHAEHLGLFERPLIAGHCVWVTESDVATFARAGVAVAHNPVANMILASGVCPVPRLRAAGVPVGIGTDGAASNDSQDMLQAVKSAALLQKVHHLDALVIDAFDVLTMATIEGARALGLDDLIGSLEPGKRADIVLLQDTVDVSVLHDPVAQLVYGASPRSVRDVWVDGRQVVADHRCVTVDEATQIARCRPLIEQIGRDSGFIDSGLSVIA
- a CDS encoding aspartate aminotransferase family protein yields the protein MTLTTTPAATGSMTHDEVEQFRDRFVARLSQTVPGRKEIVVADATGCIVTTADGTSYLDMTSGIGVANVGHCHPTVTAAIVEQATRYAHVNVYGRFVVPEQVEIVERLTSVAGEGIDMAYLTSSGAESTECALKLARKSTGRPKFVAFERAYHGRTLGALSVSWREEWRTPFEPLLEEVTFVPYDDLEAAAAAIDDRTAAVIVEPIQGEGGIRVPSDDFLPGLRALCDAAGSLLIVDEVQGGMGRSGQWFAHQNWDVRPDIITMAKALGGGLPLGAVLASSELFETFVSPPLSHLTTMGGNPVACAAGIAAFDVLADGVLEHTRVAGDHLRDGLGALRERFPELLVDVRGKGLWCAIELSRDAQPIVNRLQDLGVLVGSVLNQAGTVRIMPPLVITLEQIDAFLESLGTVLGEVEGDV
- a CDS encoding aldehyde dehydrogenase, encoding MRTILAPGSGTPLGTITPVTVDEVTGIVAAATAAAGDWAAASPRQRCDLLLAAAEDLAAEADALAEAHSRESGKILPQARHEVRGAIGLLRRNAEIALSSAGALAPTGALPGGEQDLTWVERVPLGVVVAVLPFNFPIELAIEKAGAALAAGNVVIVKLPPQNPLATSAALEVLERRLPVGVLQQVDADTPASAALCAAEGVHAVSLTGSVGAGVAVAEATAGQLRLLHLELGGNGAAIVRADADLDLVVSETLRGRLLMNGQACAATKRVIAHRSVAAELTERLTAAFGEIEPADPLSEGARLGPLIDAGAAARVEQQVQRVIAQGGTRTTGRAPDGAWFAPTVLADVPAEAAVMHDDEIFGPVVPVSVVDTDEQALALAGATRLRLTAAVFTADLQAALAMAPRLDFGGIVVNGTNNYRPPVVPFGGVDLAGAGREGPGWTLDELTRTRFIALRGVRPAGVAPVPRGRD
- a CDS encoding ABC transporter permease codes for the protein MTEHRVAIPENTEVEDSAPWTPADAAPQTGAAPNPEQIATVETVAPVSTAATEEASGRDTRVLPKLRSAAITAFPPFMLLVAMLAVWYVISYQVLDADQKFLLPPPHEVISKGFLDPEVRADQLSALWVTSKAALIGLAVSIVLGLTLAIAMSQARWVERSVYPWAVFLQTVPILAIVPVIGFWFGYELFARVVVCVIISLFPLIINPLQGLLSADRGLHDLFTLAGSSPLTRLLKLQLPAAMPDVFVGLQSAAGLAVVGAVVGDFFFGRGATGLGLLLQRYSSRLASAEMLSTVLVACLLGLVAFWIFGILGRRIAGTWSPAWGKR
- a CDS encoding ABC transporter ATP-binding protein yields the protein MTSTTRPLVDFRQVGRSFGSVDALAPCDLKADRREFISIIGPSGCGKSTLLRLASGLDKPTTGSVEFSTDSVGYVFQDATLMPWRTVRANVGLMAELAGQPKAAVREAVDEALEVVGLADFGDHLPHQLSGGMRMRASLARSLVLQPEVFLFDEPFGALDEITRGRLNLVLMDLFLHGGFAGLFVTHSVEEAVFLSTRVVVMSARPGRIVGEFEIPFEYPRTLDLRYTPEFAELEGRVAQALEDAS
- a CDS encoding molybdenum cofactor biosynthesis protein MoaE, giving the protein MSDSGPLVDITDRVIDPREVEKSVWTSADGAMVTFSGVVRDHDGGRGGVLDIEYSAHPTARDTLARLCDEVAAEHSARVSAVHRVGVLPVGEVAVVVVAVAPHRAEAFAACSELIERLKHGVPIWKRQRFTDGVSEWVGVGDC
- the moaCB gene encoding bifunctional molybdenum cofactor biosynthesis protein MoaC/MoaB; translated protein: MTDAPTGQGSPPEPQLTHLDAEGRVRMVDVGDKAVTTRTATAGGVFRTRPDVVTMVAGDSLGKADVLATARLAGIGAAKKTSELIPLCHQIPLNSVKVSFDLDDEAGEIHVQATAKTTGRTGVEMEALTAVSVAGLTLHDMVKAVDPLATMDGVRLAAKTGGKRGDWTRESEEATGNDDDEVARANTGPAALDSGRSGVVVVSSTAAAHGHREDTTGPAIEGWLLERGFSPVEVHVVADADIATAVTEQVRRSPAVLLTTGGTGVAPDDRTPEATAPHLDLELPGVAEAMRARGLAATPTAAMSRGLAGFAGRTLVANLPGSTGGVRDGLAVLDELLEHLLEVHAHGGGHR